A stretch of Leucobacter aridicollis DNA encodes these proteins:
- a CDS encoding FKBP-type peptidyl-prolyl cis-trans isomerase, which translates to MKLSRLFIPTAIVGALLLSGCSTGSDTVISKDASGEACAPAGAASKSVKVTGDVGGEITLTSKTPIEAGDKIERTVLKNGEAKPFAEGQVATGNYTIFNGKTGEVINVAPDMKFPNEADQFADAKWAYEAVRCGSVGQRTVIVSSVADALGDVDPAERGFTGLSKTDAFVFVFDFTEAAEVCDDPKPRDEKYPEVDMGDGKTEPTITIPSCMEAPAELELKVLEEGDGPVVADNEKIMTNYVGVDWNGAERFDGNWSETGIEFSTAEGALVEGFRQAMIGQKVGSTILVTMPSEMGYNDGMTRTFVLQLVSKVE; encoded by the coding sequence GTGAAACTCTCCCGCCTCTTTATTCCGACCGCCATCGTTGGCGCGCTGCTGCTCTCGGGCTGTTCGACAGGTAGCGACACTGTCATTAGCAAGGACGCGAGCGGTGAGGCCTGCGCCCCGGCCGGCGCCGCGAGCAAGTCGGTGAAGGTGACGGGTGACGTTGGCGGCGAGATCACGCTCACCTCGAAGACCCCGATCGAGGCCGGCGACAAGATCGAGCGCACGGTGCTCAAGAACGGCGAGGCGAAGCCGTTCGCCGAGGGCCAGGTTGCGACCGGGAACTACACGATCTTCAACGGCAAGACCGGCGAGGTCATCAACGTCGCGCCCGACATGAAGTTCCCGAACGAGGCTGACCAGTTCGCAGACGCGAAGTGGGCCTACGAGGCTGTTCGCTGCGGGTCGGTCGGGCAGCGCACCGTCATCGTGTCGTCGGTCGCCGACGCGCTTGGCGACGTGGATCCCGCGGAGCGGGGCTTCACCGGCCTCTCGAAGACCGACGCGTTCGTCTTCGTGTTCGACTTCACTGAGGCTGCCGAGGTCTGCGACGATCCGAAGCCGCGCGACGAGAAGTACCCCGAGGTCGACATGGGCGACGGCAAGACCGAGCCGACGATCACGATTCCGAGCTGCATGGAGGCGCCCGCCGAGCTTGAGCTTAAGGTCCTCGAGGAGGGCGACGGCCCCGTCGTCGCCGACAACGAGAAGATCATGACGAACTACGTCGGCGTCGACTGGAACGGCGCGGAGCGCTTCGACGGCAACTGGAGCGAGACCGGGATCGAGTTCTCGACCGCCGAGGGCGCACTCGTCGAGGGCTTCCGGCAGGCGATGATCGGCCAGAAGGTTGGCTCCACGATCCTCGTCACGATGCCCTCGGAGATGGGCTACAACGACGGCATGACCCGCACCTTCGTGCTGCAGCTGGTCTCGAAGGTCGAATAA
- the dxr gene encoding 1-deoxy-D-xylulose-5-phosphate reductoisomerase, translating to MRRVVILGSTGSIGEQALDVISRHPDKFEVVALGTGRNAERLAEQATEFGVEHTGLGVDAAVQLARDVDADVVLNGITGSVGLAPTIAALEAGRTLALANKESLIVGGDLVKRLAKPGQIVPVDSEHSAIAQALRSGTHEEVRRLVLTASGGPFRGRTRDELHGVTPQQALAHPTWDMGRVITTNSATLVNKGLEVIEAHLLFDVPYDQIDIVVHPQSIVHSMVEFIDGSTIAQASPPDMRLPIALGLGWPDRLSNIGVPLDWTKAATWEFEPVDNDAFPALNLAKQVGAAKGTFPAVFNAANEEAVDAFHDGKISFTGIVDAVREVVDRHDGPAELTLESLAEAERWARAEAHRVFA from the coding sequence ATGAGGCGCGTTGTGATTTTGGGGTCCACCGGTTCGATCGGCGAGCAGGCGCTCGACGTCATCAGTCGCCATCCCGACAAGTTTGAGGTCGTCGCGCTCGGAACCGGGCGCAACGCCGAACGGCTCGCCGAGCAGGCAACGGAGTTTGGCGTCGAGCACACGGGGCTTGGCGTGGACGCGGCCGTGCAGCTCGCGCGCGACGTCGACGCCGACGTCGTGCTCAACGGCATCACGGGCTCCGTTGGCCTTGCGCCGACGATCGCCGCGCTTGAGGCGGGGCGGACGCTCGCGCTCGCGAACAAGGAGTCGCTCATCGTCGGCGGCGACCTGGTGAAGCGGCTCGCGAAGCCCGGCCAGATCGTGCCCGTCGACTCCGAGCACTCGGCCATCGCGCAGGCGCTCCGCTCTGGCACCCACGAGGAGGTGCGTCGGCTCGTGCTCACCGCATCAGGTGGGCCGTTCCGCGGTCGCACTCGCGACGAGTTGCACGGCGTCACGCCGCAGCAGGCGCTCGCGCACCCGACGTGGGACATGGGCAGGGTCATCACGACGAACTCCGCGACGCTCGTGAACAAGGGGCTCGAGGTCATCGAGGCGCACCTCTTGTTCGACGTTCCCTACGACCAGATTGACATCGTCGTGCACCCACAGTCGATCGTGCATTCGATGGTGGAATTCATCGACGGATCGACGATCGCCCAGGCGTCGCCGCCCGACATGCGGCTGCCGATCGCGCTCGGCCTCGGGTGGCCGGACCGGCTCTCGAACATCGGGGTCCCGCTCGATTGGACGAAGGCGGCAACCTGGGAATTTGAGCCGGTCGACAACGACGCGTTCCCGGCGCTGAACCTCGCGAAACAGGTGGGGGCTGCGAAGGGCACCTTCCCCGCAGTGTTCAACGCCGCAAACGAGGAGGCCGTCGACGCGTTCCACGACGGGAAAATCTCTTTCACGGGTATCGTCGATGCGGTGCGCGAGGTCGTCGACAGGCACGACGGGCCTGCGGAACTCACGCTGGAGAGCCTCGCCGAGGCCGAGCGCTGGGCGCGGGCCGAGGCGCATCGGGTGTTCGCCTGA
- a CDS encoding DUF7507 domain-containing protein → MNEGTAVAEIDATDHLAGLLDDAGDVRILDVAVTPSNRVVMAEVVGETIRVTGEIEPGDTAVVTYEAVVADAGAGDGPLENYLVRGDAEPPAACDDGNLLCTVHFVPQVAIEKSFDRQSWRDLDGSGTVSIGDQLSFGFTVTNTGRTTLSPVTVTDPMLAEAGVTVVCDASRLAPGAQTSCAQNRAYVVSADDVEAGKIVNVATATGGHAGPAGTVHAESNTVEVPIVPVESGLTLVKRLDKSVHQTGVEDVNGNGLPDEGDLVWFAFTLENTGDTIVRDPRIVDELLDEAGIAIECGADLIAPGATLDCAAVAGYAITAADVENERVVNTASALGQASTGAVIAPDATITVPVVEPAPGLAIKKSLNSAKGEGGIEDLDLSGTNSPGDLVWYAFDVTNTGNVAVADLRVVDGLLADAGITVSCESADLAPGAETRCVADAGLAMTPDDAANGKLTNTATAAATAPGGDTVAAKESVHELPVVPARVSLAIDKALNDAEGAGGITDSNGNGLIDAGDLVWYAFTVSNTGEVPLSAVSISDAKLPGDGQITCAATSLAPGAETSCVATEGVAITAEEATSGVATNTATASAATAAGVSVESLPSTVDVPTAVAEPSLFAQKHLAGWSDLDGSGTLSRGDTLDYEFTVWNDGNTPLSALSVEDHLLADAGIGVTCAAVELAPGAHMTCAADAGYPVSASEAAAGEVVNTAVAVGAAGEAGEIRSPETALVTPVAPVHPALALIKRLNTDAPGGGTEDVNGDGLVNAGDAIWYAFEVVNQGDLPLTAVALEDALLTGAGVEVSCEVADPLLPHAVARCTADAGYEVTLDDEAAGRVHNTARVTGETLLGDAVASPTAAHTTWLTVARPGIAIEKRLDRTEDLDSSGMVTAGDLLWYGFTVTNIGNVPLSAVAVDDPLLAEAGVDVTCAAGELAPGATVECAAVAGYEVPGDAVADRRVVNVAAAAAASPAGGTENSTPFELVTTVYPADDGEGPGGPGAPGGPGSPGGPGTPGGPSVIGETGGVGPLGAAAIAALLLVLGALLASKRLARQQRG, encoded by the coding sequence GTGAACGAGGGCACGGCCGTCGCCGAGATCGACGCGACGGATCACCTTGCTGGCCTCCTCGACGACGCTGGCGACGTGCGGATTCTCGACGTGGCCGTCACGCCCTCCAACCGCGTCGTGATGGCCGAGGTCGTCGGCGAGACGATCCGCGTGACCGGTGAGATCGAGCCCGGCGATACCGCGGTCGTCACCTATGAGGCCGTCGTCGCGGACGCCGGGGCCGGCGATGGCCCGCTCGAGAACTATCTCGTGCGCGGCGACGCCGAACCGCCCGCCGCCTGCGACGACGGCAACCTGCTCTGCACGGTCCATTTTGTTCCCCAGGTCGCGATTGAGAAGAGCTTCGACAGGCAGAGCTGGCGAGACCTTGACGGTTCAGGCACCGTGAGTATCGGTGATCAGCTCAGCTTCGGGTTCACGGTCACGAACACCGGACGAACGACGCTCAGCCCGGTCACCGTGACCGACCCGATGCTCGCCGAGGCTGGTGTCACGGTCGTTTGCGACGCGTCGCGCCTCGCGCCGGGCGCGCAGACGAGCTGCGCCCAGAACCGCGCCTATGTCGTCAGCGCTGACGATGTCGAAGCCGGCAAGATCGTGAACGTCGCGACCGCAACGGGCGGGCACGCCGGCCCGGCGGGCACGGTGCACGCCGAATCGAACACCGTCGAGGTGCCGATTGTGCCTGTCGAGTCCGGCCTCACGCTCGTGAAACGGCTCGACAAGTCCGTGCACCAGACGGGCGTCGAGGACGTGAACGGGAACGGCCTGCCAGACGAGGGCGATCTCGTGTGGTTCGCCTTCACGCTGGAAAACACGGGGGACACCATCGTCCGCGACCCGCGCATCGTCGACGAACTCCTCGATGAGGCTGGCATTGCGATCGAGTGTGGTGCCGACCTGATCGCTCCGGGGGCAACGCTCGACTGCGCTGCGGTCGCCGGGTACGCGATCACCGCGGCCGACGTCGAGAACGAACGCGTCGTGAACACGGCGAGCGCACTCGGGCAGGCCTCGACCGGAGCCGTGATCGCCCCAGACGCGACGATCACGGTGCCAGTGGTTGAGCCTGCGCCCGGGCTCGCGATCAAGAAATCCCTTAACTCAGCCAAGGGCGAGGGCGGAATCGAGGACCTCGATCTCAGCGGAACGAACAGTCCGGGCGATCTCGTCTGGTACGCGTTTGACGTGACGAACACGGGCAACGTTGCGGTCGCGGACCTGCGCGTTGTCGACGGGCTGCTGGCAGATGCGGGCATCACCGTGAGCTGTGAATCCGCAGACCTGGCGCCCGGTGCCGAGACCCGCTGCGTGGCAGACGCAGGGCTCGCGATGACGCCCGACGATGCCGCGAACGGCAAGCTCACGAACACCGCGACGGCGGCGGCGACGGCGCCTGGCGGCGACACCGTGGCCGCCAAAGAGTCGGTGCACGAGCTCCCCGTCGTTCCCGCACGCGTCTCGCTCGCGATCGACAAGGCGCTGAACGACGCGGAAGGTGCCGGAGGGATCACCGACAGCAACGGGAACGGGTTGATCGACGCGGGAGACCTCGTCTGGTACGCGTTCACCGTGTCGAACACGGGCGAGGTGCCGCTGTCGGCCGTGAGCATTAGCGACGCCAAGCTGCCTGGAGACGGCCAGATCACGTGTGCGGCGACGTCGCTGGCGCCTGGCGCAGAGACGAGCTGCGTCGCCACCGAGGGCGTCGCCATCACTGCGGAGGAGGCGACGTCAGGAGTTGCGACGAACACCGCGACGGCGAGCGCGGCCACGGCCGCTGGAGTCTCGGTCGAATCGCTGCCGTCGACCGTTGACGTGCCGACCGCGGTCGCCGAACCGAGCCTGTTCGCGCAGAAGCATCTCGCGGGATGGTCGGACCTCGACGGCAGCGGGACGCTGAGCCGCGGCGACACGTTGGACTACGAGTTCACCGTGTGGAACGACGGCAATACTCCTCTCAGCGCACTGTCAGTGGAAGACCACCTGCTTGCCGATGCCGGGATTGGCGTGACGTGCGCCGCGGTCGAGCTTGCCCCTGGCGCCCACATGACGTGTGCCGCCGACGCCGGGTACCCGGTCTCGGCGTCTGAGGCCGCGGCGGGGGAGGTCGTGAACACTGCGGTCGCGGTTGGCGCCGCTGGCGAGGCCGGCGAGATCCGCTCGCCCGAGACTGCCCTCGTGACACCGGTCGCCCCCGTGCACCCGGCGCTCGCGCTGATCAAACGGCTCAACACCGATGCGCCGGGCGGGGGCACCGAGGACGTGAACGGTGACGGGCTCGTGAACGCGGGCGACGCGATCTGGTACGCATTCGAGGTTGTGAACCAAGGGGATCTGCCGCTCACCGCCGTGGCGCTCGAGGACGCCCTGCTAACGGGGGCCGGCGTCGAAGTGTCCTGCGAGGTCGCCGATCCGCTGCTGCCGCATGCAGTCGCGAGGTGCACAGCTGACGCAGGCTACGAGGTGACCCTCGACGACGAAGCCGCTGGGCGGGTCCACAACACCGCGCGCGTCACCGGTGAGACGCTGCTCGGCGACGCGGTGGCGTCCCCGACGGCGGCGCACACCACGTGGCTCACGGTCGCGCGGCCGGGCATTGCGATCGAGAAGCGGCTCGACCGCACCGAGGATCTCGACAGCTCGGGCATGGTGACCGCCGGCGATCTTCTCTGGTACGGCTTCACCGTCACCAACATCGGAAACGTGCCGCTCAGCGCGGTGGCGGTCGACGATCCGCTCCTGGCGGAGGCCGGCGTTGACGTGACCTGCGCTGCCGGCGAGCTCGCGCCGGGGGCGACCGTTGAGTGCGCTGCGGTCGCGGGGTACGAGGTCCCGGGCGATGCGGTGGCGGATCGGCGCGTCGTGAACGTCGCAGCGGCAGCGGCAGCCTCGCCTGCGGGCGGCACCGAGAACAGCACACCATTCGAACTGGTGACCACCGTGTACCCCGCGGACGATGGCGAGGGTCCCGGTGGCCCGGGCGCGCCAGGCGGACCCGGCAGCCCTGGTGGCCCCGGGACGCCCGGCGGCCCCAGCGTGATCGGTGAGACGGGCGGGGTGGGGCCGCTCGGCGCGGCCGCCATCGCCGCCCTGCTGCTCGTGCTCGGCGCGCTGCTCGCCAGCAAGCGGCTCGCGCGTCAGCAACGTGGCTAA
- the gcvP gene encoding aminomethyl-transferring glycine dehydrogenase — MTSPALSVPFENRHIGVTSDADQRVMLDALGFESRAALVDAAVPAAIRSARPLDLPDALSEEGVLAELRGLASQNVVKTQLIGQGFYGTHTPPVIRRNVLESPSWYTAYTPYQPEISQGRLEALLNFQTMVSDLTGLPIANASMLDEASSAAEAVLLMRRANKSKADAKTVVDANLFPQTIAVITGRAEALGFDVEVADLSTGLPDGEISGIVLQQPGNDGAVVDHAAVIQAAKDRGAMVTIAADLLALTLITSPGEQGADIAVGNTQRFGVPLFFGGPHAAFLAVREGLERSLPGRLVGVSKDQEGRTAYRLALQTREQHIRREKATSNICTAQALLAITASMYAVYHGPDGLKRIAQRTHAHARALAAALAGVGVELVRDSFFDTLWARVPGLASKIVAVAADAGLNLRLVDEDTVGISLDETTTAQTVAAVAEVFGATAPEAVEAGDYAFSAELTRTSEYLTHPIFHEVRSETQMLRYLRRLADRDLALDRTMIPLGSCTMKLNSTAEMESISWPEFAGIHPYVPADQSAGWRELIGRLENWLLEITGYAGISLQPNAGSQGEYAGLLAIRSYHLANGDDGRDVCLIPESAHGTNAASAVLAGMRVVIVKNTPTGAIDLDDLDAKIEQHQAALSAIMITYPSTYGVYDADVRDVCDRVHAAGGQVYIDGANMNALVGLGKPGEFGGDVSHLNLHKTFAIPHGGGGPGVGPVAVAEHLKPFLPGNPAAGLAADGIQTTDGIPVAATLFGSAGVLPISFAYVAMMGGEGLTRATETALLSANYIAARLREHFPVLFTGETGLVAHECILDLRELTAKSGVTAEDVAKRLIDFGFHAPTLAFPVPGTLMVEPTESEDLGEIERFIEAMIQIRAEIDDVIAGTYAIEASPLRGAPHPAAVVVSDSWDRAYTREQAAFPSERLRVDKYFPPVSRIDGAFGDRNLVCSCPPIEAYED, encoded by the coding sequence GTGACATCACCAGCACTGTCCGTACCCTTCGAGAACCGCCACATCGGCGTCACCTCCGACGCCGACCAGCGGGTCATGCTCGACGCGCTCGGGTTCGAGAGCCGCGCGGCCCTCGTTGACGCCGCCGTTCCGGCCGCGATCCGGAGCGCGCGCCCGCTCGACCTGCCCGACGCGCTGAGCGAGGAGGGGGTCCTCGCAGAACTTCGCGGCCTCGCCTCGCAGAACGTCGTGAAGACGCAGCTCATCGGGCAGGGCTTCTACGGCACGCACACGCCGCCGGTGATCCGCCGCAACGTGCTCGAGAGCCCCTCCTGGTACACGGCGTACACGCCCTACCAGCCCGAGATCTCGCAGGGCCGCCTCGAGGCGCTCCTGAATTTCCAGACCATGGTGTCTGATCTCACAGGCCTGCCCATCGCGAACGCGTCCATGCTTGACGAGGCCTCGTCCGCGGCGGAGGCCGTGCTGCTCATGCGCCGCGCGAACAAGTCGAAGGCCGACGCGAAGACTGTGGTCGACGCAAACCTCTTCCCGCAGACGATCGCCGTCATCACTGGCCGCGCTGAAGCGCTCGGCTTCGACGTTGAGGTCGCGGACCTCTCCACGGGCCTGCCCGACGGCGAGATCTCGGGCATCGTGCTGCAGCAGCCGGGCAACGACGGCGCGGTCGTCGACCACGCGGCGGTGATCCAGGCGGCGAAGGATCGCGGCGCGATGGTCACCATCGCGGCCGACCTCCTCGCGCTCACGCTCATCACCTCGCCGGGCGAGCAGGGCGCCGACATTGCGGTCGGCAACACTCAGCGGTTCGGCGTGCCGCTGTTCTTCGGGGGCCCGCACGCGGCGTTCCTCGCGGTGCGGGAGGGCCTCGAGCGCTCGCTCCCGGGTCGCCTCGTCGGCGTCTCGAAGGATCAGGAAGGCCGCACGGCCTACCGGTTGGCGCTCCAGACGCGCGAGCAGCACATCCGCCGCGAGAAGGCGACAAGCAACATCTGCACCGCGCAGGCGCTCCTCGCGATCACCGCGTCGATGTACGCCGTCTACCACGGCCCCGACGGGCTCAAGCGGATCGCCCAGCGCACGCACGCGCACGCTCGCGCGCTCGCCGCAGCCCTCGCGGGCGTCGGGGTGGAACTCGTGCGCGACTCGTTCTTTGACACCCTCTGGGCGCGGGTTCCGGGCCTCGCTTCGAAGATCGTCGCCGTCGCGGCTGACGCCGGGCTGAACCTTCGGCTCGTCGACGAAGACACCGTCGGTATCTCGCTCGACGAGACGACGACCGCGCAGACCGTTGCGGCCGTCGCCGAGGTCTTCGGCGCGACGGCCCCCGAGGCTGTCGAAGCGGGCGACTACGCCTTCTCGGCCGAGCTCACCCGCACGAGCGAGTACCTCACCCACCCGATCTTCCACGAGGTCCGCTCGGAGACGCAGATGCTGCGCTACCTCCGCCGCCTCGCCGACCGCGACCTCGCGCTCGACCGGACGATGATCCCGCTCGGCTCGTGCACGATGAAGCTCAACTCGACCGCCGAGATGGAATCGATCTCGTGGCCAGAGTTCGCGGGGATCCACCCGTACGTCCCCGCCGACCAGAGCGCGGGCTGGCGCGAGCTCATCGGCCGCCTCGAGAACTGGCTGCTTGAGATCACCGGCTACGCGGGCATCTCGCTACAGCCGAACGCCGGCTCGCAGGGCGAGTACGCGGGCCTCCTCGCGATCCGCAGCTACCACCTCGCGAACGGTGACGACGGCCGCGACGTCTGCCTCATCCCCGAATCCGCGCACGGCACGAACGCCGCGTCTGCGGTGCTCGCCGGCATGCGCGTCGTCATCGTGAAGAACACGCCGACGGGCGCGATCGACCTCGACGACCTCGACGCGAAGATCGAGCAGCACCAGGCGGCGCTGTCGGCCATCATGATCACCTACCCGTCGACCTACGGCGTCTACGACGCTGACGTGCGGGACGTCTGCGACCGCGTGCACGCGGCAGGCGGCCAGGTATACATCGATGGCGCGAACATGAACGCGCTCGTCGGCCTCGGCAAGCCGGGCGAGTTCGGGGGCGACGTCTCCCACCTGAACCTGCACAAGACGTTCGCGATCCCGCACGGCGGCGGCGGGCCCGGCGTCGGCCCGGTCGCGGTCGCCGAGCACCTGAAGCCGTTCCTGCCGGGCAACCCGGCCGCGGGCCTCGCGGCCGACGGGATCCAGACGACCGACGGGATCCCCGTCGCGGCGACCCTGTTCGGTTCCGCTGGCGTCCTGCCGATCTCGTTCGCGTACGTCGCGATGATGGGCGGCGAGGGGCTCACCCGCGCGACCGAGACCGCGCTGCTCTCGGCGAACTACATCGCCGCGCGCCTCCGCGAGCACTTCCCGGTGCTGTTCACCGGCGAGACCGGACTCGTCGCGCACGAGTGCATCCTCGACCTGCGCGAGCTCACCGCGAAGTCAGGCGTCACCGCCGAGGACGTGGCGAAGCGCCTCATCGACTTCGGCTTCCACGCGCCGACGCTCGCGTTTCCGGTTCCGGGCACGCTCATGGTCGAGCCCACCGAGTCCGAGGATCTCGGCGAGATCGAGCGGTTCATCGAGGCGATGATCCAGATCCGCGCCGAGATCGACGACGTCATCGCGGGCACCTACGCGATCGAGGCGTCGCCGCTGCGCGGCGCACCGCACCCCGCCGCCGTCGTCGTCTCCGACAGCTGGGACCGCGCGTACACCCGCGAGCAGGCCGCGTTCCCGAGCGAGCGCCTGCGCGTCGACAAGTACTTCCCGCCCGTCTCGCGCATTGATGGCGCGTTCGGCGACCGCAACCTTGTCTGCTCCTGCCCGCCCATCGAAGCCTACGAGGACTAA
- the gcvT gene encoding glycine cleavage system aminomethyltransferase GcvT, whose protein sequence is MTEHTTEQPKHTSLHAEHEKLGASFTDFGGWDMPLKYGSELAEHRAVREAAGLFDLSHMGEVWVSGDDAAAFLNTALVGNFAVTAVGKAKYSLIVNADGGIVDDLIVYRIAETRFLVVPNAGNAPTVARLLTERAEDFAVEVTDASADTALIAVQGPNSEAIVRAVVATDDERAAVADLAYYAWTAVTVSGIDVLLARTGYTGEDGFELYIPADRAPELWQLLLAAGEGHGLTPCGLASRDSLRLEAGMPLYGNELSVDTTPFEANLGGVVSFKKTENFVGRAALEAAKAAGSRRVLVGLKGLGRRAGRGGYAVFTPASEVTDEAPREIGVITSGQPSPTLGYPIALAKLDASFAEPGTTVEVDLRGKREPFEVVALPFYTRSA, encoded by the coding sequence ATGACTGAGCACACGACCGAGCAGCCAAAGCACACGTCGCTGCACGCCGAGCACGAGAAGCTCGGCGCATCGTTCACCGACTTCGGCGGCTGGGATATGCCGCTGAAGTACGGCAGCGAACTCGCCGAGCACCGCGCCGTGCGGGAGGCCGCCGGCCTCTTCGACCTGTCGCATATGGGGGAGGTCTGGGTGTCGGGCGACGACGCCGCTGCGTTCCTGAACACCGCCCTCGTCGGCAACTTCGCAGTGACGGCCGTCGGGAAGGCGAAGTACTCACTCATCGTGAACGCCGACGGCGGCATCGTCGACGACCTCATCGTCTACCGCATCGCCGAGACGCGCTTCCTCGTCGTGCCGAACGCGGGCAACGCCCCGACGGTCGCGCGCCTCCTCACCGAGCGGGCCGAGGATTTCGCCGTCGAGGTCACCGACGCGTCGGCCGACACTGCCCTTATTGCCGTGCAGGGGCCGAACTCCGAGGCGATCGTGCGGGCCGTCGTCGCAACCGACGACGAGCGCGCCGCGGTCGCGGACCTCGCGTACTACGCGTGGACGGCGGTCACGGTCTCGGGCATCGACGTGCTGCTCGCGCGCACCGGGTACACCGGCGAGGACGGCTTCGAGCTGTACATCCCGGCCGATCGCGCGCCGGAGCTCTGGCAGCTGCTGCTCGCCGCGGGGGAGGGCCACGGCCTCACCCCGTGCGGCCTCGCCTCGCGTGACTCCCTGCGCCTCGAGGCAGGCATGCCCCTCTACGGCAACGAACTGAGCGTCGACACGACCCCGTTCGAGGCGAACCTCGGCGGCGTCGTCTCGTTCAAGAAGACCGAGAACTTCGTCGGACGCGCCGCGCTCGAGGCGGCGAAGGCTGCCGGGTCGCGCCGCGTACTCGTCGGGCTCAAGGGCCTCGGGCGCCGCGCTGGTCGCGGCGGCTACGCGGTGTTCACACCAGCATCCGAGGTTACCGACGAGGCGCCGCGCGAGATCGGCGTCATCACGAGCGGGCAGCCCAGCCCGACCCTCGGCTACCCGATCGCCCTCGCGAAGCTCGACGCGAGCTTCGCCGAGCCGGGCACGACCGTCGAGGTCGACCTGCGCGGCAAGCGCGAGCCGTTCGAGGTCGTCGCGCTCCCGTTCTACACGCGCAGCGCGTAG
- the gcvH gene encoding glycine cleavage system protein GcvH, which produces MSQVHAGFRYSDEHEWIDDQSPATVGVSQVAADALGDVVYIELPEVGAQLTAGEVCGEIESTKSVSDLYSPVTGEVVEINDAVVTDPALVNSDPYGAAWLFRVAVTAEGPLLSAEEYAAANDATVA; this is translated from the coding sequence ATGAGCCAGGTACACGCAGGATTCCGCTACTCCGACGAGCACGAGTGGATCGACGATCAGAGCCCCGCAACCGTCGGCGTCAGCCAGGTCGCGGCCGACGCGCTCGGCGACGTCGTCTACATCGAGCTGCCCGAGGTCGGTGCGCAGCTCACCGCCGGCGAGGTCTGCGGTGAGATCGAGTCGACGAAGTCGGTCTCCGACCTCTACAGCCCGGTCACGGGCGAGGTCGTCGAGATCAACGACGCCGTCGTTACAGACCCCGCGCTCGTAAACAGCGACCCCTACGGCGCGGCGTGGCTGTTCCGCGTCGCCGTCACGGCGGAGGGCCCGCTGCTCTCGGCCGAGGAGTACGCCGCCGCGAACGACGCCACCGTCGCGTAA